One genomic segment of Ruminococcus sp. NK3A76 includes these proteins:
- a CDS encoding helix-turn-helix domain-containing protein has translation MSTHGENSREFKFKIMELHFKDNISVKVLSEKFAIPEQTIYTWRREYRKYGEDAL, from the coding sequence GAAAACAGTCGGGAATTCAAATTTAAGATCATGGAACTGCACTTCAAAGATAACATATCTGTGAAAGTGTTATCCGAAAAATTCGCAATACCGGAGCAAACGATCTACACATGGCGCAGAGAGTACAGAAAGTACGGCGAGGATGCATTGTAG